The proteins below are encoded in one region of Amycolatopsis acidiphila:
- a CDS encoding polysaccharide deacetylase family protein — MKRAFAAALALVALTTACTRTEAAVPSYTPPSLHLNAPYPAGEVQQQAGPIVDGKVPQVRRIAVDRPLVFLTIDDGAVPDPDAPRLIRESGTHPVLFLNEIYVRGHEDYFKQVLAAGATLGDHTVNHPDLKGKSLAYQQEEICEDADDLQRALGVRPVLFRPPFGNWDDNTLKAAANCGMRASVLWTASVNDGRVDFQEGKRLQPGDIVLMHFRKTFTEDFAAFVDQSTRDGLTPVPLPDFLG; from the coding sequence ATGAAACGCGCCTTCGCGGCAGCGCTCGCGCTGGTGGCGTTGACGACCGCCTGCACGCGGACCGAGGCCGCCGTACCGAGCTACACACCACCGTCGCTGCACCTGAACGCGCCCTACCCCGCCGGCGAGGTCCAGCAGCAGGCCGGGCCGATCGTCGACGGGAAGGTCCCGCAGGTGCGCCGGATAGCCGTCGACAGGCCGCTCGTGTTCCTCACCATCGACGACGGCGCGGTGCCGGACCCGGACGCACCGCGGCTGATCCGCGAGTCGGGCACGCATCCGGTGCTGTTCCTCAACGAAATCTACGTCCGCGGGCACGAGGACTACTTCAAACAGGTGCTCGCGGCGGGCGCGACGCTCGGCGACCACACCGTGAACCACCCTGACCTGAAGGGCAAGTCCCTGGCGTACCAGCAGGAGGAGATCTGCGAGGACGCCGACGACCTGCAGCGCGCGCTCGGCGTCCGGCCCGTGCTGTTCCGGCCGCCGTTCGGCAACTGGGACGACAACACGCTCAAGGCCGCGGCGAACTGCGGGATGCGCGCGAGCGTGCTGTGGACGGCGTCCGTGAACGACGGGCGCGTCGACTTCCAGGAGGGAAAGCGCTTACAACCAGGCGACATCGTGTTGATGCACTTCCGCAAGACCTTCACGGAGGACTTCGCCGCGTTCGTCGACCAGTCCACAAGGGATGGTCTGACTCCCGTGCCGTTGCCCGACTTCCTCGGCTAA
- a CDS encoding CHAT domain-containing protein, with product MAGPRELKRVLARSGQLHAKAADASGNLHNVDAVRLLNRALKLLDSFGPCGEPDWVQLRARVLISLAIAEAEVGSTATGLARLDDAATLPRLLPESSAPHLLSAVIDAQRALVLCRVGRFTEALDLFDAIIPVLGRDAEDNALPLSRNLMNRALVHMSLNKPDAALSDLRRCIDLAERHGLVRIEGKARHNFGDQSQLVGDIPEALRYYEQAARIYEAEIPGWLPRLRLDQGRALLTAGLGEEAARHLDEALPELRRNRAIQDVAEAEVARAAAAILDGDFALARRLAADARRRFLRRGNERWAEVAALARLRANANEALENERRPPVRLSAELAEHATRLAELGLRDEAAVARLLAVRLHLRRGAVDAAEELLAQIPKPRQTTPVDHVMLLRLCRAELAVARGSSRAALAQARAGFVELSRVRDRMGGLDLVCGTAVHGQALGRLAVGLVLGRARGNAGARRVFAWQERTRAQVYRYEPLPEIADPVLARLITQMRHVQRIAQQNRLDGKPVGGLEQRYVRLQREASRLGWYTSQWGKPRPVCTPEQVAADLGERALVSITGHGDRLSAVVVRDGRFRLVGLGALAETVEITKQLHADLNVLAPDHLPAPLVEAVTHSAQKRARLLDRLLAEPLADAIGDRELVIVPFGPLYALPWAALPSLRGRPLSIAPSATAWRTAAVHAEPEPVVLVGGPGVPGAIGEVRELRSVYPGATLVDGPNATSQAVLAALDGSGLAHLVAHGAHEPANALFSRLDLVDGPLFAHETARLRHPPERVVLAACELAMSHIRPGEEALGFAGALLAGGSRTVVGAVARVGDTAAAEAMTDLHRLLAKGTSPALALAEATAADPLRRPFLCLGAG from the coding sequence GTGGCCGGACCTCGCGAACTGAAACGAGTTCTCGCGCGCAGCGGCCAGCTGCACGCGAAGGCCGCCGACGCGTCGGGGAACCTGCACAACGTCGACGCCGTCCGCCTGCTCAACCGCGCTTTGAAGCTCCTGGACTCCTTCGGTCCGTGCGGTGAACCGGACTGGGTGCAGCTGCGGGCGCGCGTGCTCATCAGCCTTGCCATCGCCGAAGCCGAGGTCGGCTCGACGGCCACCGGCCTCGCCCGCCTCGATGACGCCGCAACGCTTCCCCGGCTGCTTCCCGAAAGTTCCGCGCCACACCTGCTCAGTGCGGTCATCGACGCCCAGCGAGCGCTCGTGCTCTGTCGCGTAGGCCGGTTCACCGAAGCACTCGACCTGTTCGACGCGATCATCCCGGTGCTCGGTCGCGACGCCGAGGACAACGCGCTTCCCCTGTCGCGCAACCTGATGAACCGCGCGCTGGTCCACATGAGCCTCAACAAGCCGGACGCCGCGCTTTCCGATCTGCGCCGCTGCATAGATCTGGCCGAGCGACACGGTCTGGTCCGGATCGAGGGAAAGGCGCGGCACAACTTCGGCGACCAGTCCCAGCTCGTCGGCGACATCCCCGAGGCACTGCGGTACTACGAGCAGGCCGCCCGGATCTACGAGGCGGAGATCCCCGGCTGGTTGCCGCGGCTGCGGCTGGACCAGGGGCGCGCGCTGCTGACCGCCGGTCTCGGCGAGGAGGCGGCCCGGCATCTCGACGAAGCCTTGCCGGAGCTGCGGCGCAACCGCGCGATTCAGGACGTCGCCGAGGCGGAGGTCGCCCGCGCCGCCGCCGCGATCCTCGACGGCGACTTCGCGCTTGCCCGGCGGCTGGCCGCCGACGCACGACGCCGGTTTCTCCGGCGCGGCAACGAAAGATGGGCCGAAGTCGCGGCGCTCGCACGGCTGCGCGCGAACGCGAACGAGGCGCTCGAAAATGAGCGACGGCCGCCCGTCCGGCTGTCCGCCGAGCTCGCGGAGCACGCGACCCGGCTGGCGGAGCTGGGCCTGCGCGACGAGGCGGCGGTGGCCCGGCTGCTCGCGGTCCGCCTGCACCTGCGCCGCGGCGCGGTCGACGCGGCCGAGGAGCTGCTCGCCCAGATCCCCAAGCCGCGTCAGACCACCCCTGTCGACCACGTGATGCTGCTGCGCCTGTGCCGCGCGGAGCTGGCGGTGGCGCGGGGAAGTTCGCGTGCGGCGCTCGCCCAGGCACGCGCCGGGTTCGTCGAGCTGAGCCGGGTCCGCGACCGGATGGGCGGGCTGGACCTGGTGTGCGGCACGGCCGTGCACGGGCAGGCGCTCGGGCGGCTGGCGGTCGGGCTTGTCCTCGGCCGCGCACGCGGGAATGCCGGTGCCCGAAGGGTTTTCGCCTGGCAGGAGCGCACCAGGGCGCAGGTGTACCGCTACGAGCCGCTGCCCGAGATCGCCGATCCCGTGCTGGCGCGGCTGATCACCCAGATGCGGCACGTGCAGCGCATCGCGCAGCAGAACCGGCTCGATGGCAAGCCGGTCGGCGGGCTGGAGCAGCGGTACGTGCGGCTGCAGCGCGAGGCGAGCCGGCTCGGCTGGTACACGAGCCAGTGGGGGAAGCCGCGACCGGTGTGTACCCCGGAGCAGGTCGCGGCAGACCTCGGCGAGCGGGCGCTGGTGAGCATCACCGGCCACGGCGACCGGCTCTCGGCCGTGGTCGTGCGCGACGGGCGGTTCCGGCTGGTGGGGCTCGGCGCGTTGGCGGAGACCGTCGAGATCACCAAGCAGCTGCACGCCGACCTGAACGTGCTCGCGCCCGATCACCTGCCCGCGCCGCTGGTCGAAGCGGTGACCCACTCGGCGCAGAAGCGGGCCCGGCTGCTCGACCGGCTGCTGGCGGAGCCGCTGGCCGACGCGATCGGCGACCGCGAGCTGGTGATCGTCCCGTTCGGCCCGCTGTACGCGTTGCCGTGGGCCGCTTTGCCTTCGCTGCGTGGACGTCCGCTGTCGATCGCCCCGTCCGCGACGGCGTGGCGCACCGCGGCCGTGCACGCCGAGCCGGAGCCGGTGGTGCTCGTCGGCGGGCCCGGTGTGCCCGGCGCGATCGGCGAGGTACGGGAGCTACGTTCGGTGTACCCGGGGGCCACGCTGGTCGACGGACCGAACGCGACGAGCCAGGCGGTGCTCGCCGCGCTGGACGGCTCGGGTCTGGCGCACCTGGTCGCACACGGCGCACACGAGCCGGCGAACGCGTTGTTCTCGCGCCTGGATCTGGTCGACGGCCCGCTGTTCGCACACGAGACCGCGCGGCTGCGGCATCCCCCGGAGCGCGTCGTGCTGGCGGCGTGCGAGCTGGCGATGAGCCACATCCGGCCGGGCGAGGAGGCGCTGGGTTTCGCGGGGGCGCTGCTGGCCGGTGGTTCACGTACGGTCGTCGGAGCGGTCGCGCGGGTCGGCGACACCGCGGCCGCCGAGGCGATGACCGATCTGCACCGCCTGCTGGCGAAGGGCACGTCGCCCGCATTGGCCCTGGCGGAAGCCACGGCGGCCGACCCGCTGCGGCGGCCGTTCCTGTGCCTGGGGGCGGGTTAG
- a CDS encoding RNA polymerase sigma factor, whose amino-acid sequence MTEVHTAEADPPWEGLRGPELFEACLHAAREGDKRGLDRLVAELTPLVWNVARGHGLDKHTAEDVVQTVWLALLSNLDRLREPKALAGWLVTTARHESQRSSGRKQPPVPLTDEMAEAVPSTLPAPEAEALRTERDRRIWAAFGKLPQRCQELLRLTVLSGRAEYRVVAEALQMPRGSIGPNRGRCLKTMRELLDIEGGSA is encoded by the coding sequence GTGACGGAAGTCCACACCGCCGAGGCGGACCCTCCCTGGGAAGGCCTGCGCGGCCCCGAACTGTTCGAAGCGTGCCTGCACGCGGCTCGGGAAGGGGACAAACGCGGGCTGGACCGGCTGGTCGCCGAGTTGACGCCGCTCGTGTGGAACGTCGCGCGCGGCCACGGGCTGGACAAGCACACCGCCGAGGACGTCGTGCAGACGGTGTGGCTCGCCCTGCTGAGCAACCTCGACCGGCTGCGTGAGCCCAAGGCGCTCGCGGGCTGGCTCGTCACCACCGCCCGCCACGAGTCACAGCGTTCCAGCGGCCGGAAACAACCACCCGTGCCGTTGACCGACGAAATGGCCGAGGCCGTGCCCAGCACGTTGCCCGCACCGGAAGCCGAGGCCCTGCGCACGGAGCGGGACCGCCGGATCTGGGCGGCCTTCGGCAAGCTTCCGCAGCGGTGTCAGGAACTGCTGCGGCTCACGGTGCTCTCCGGACGCGCGGAGTACCGGGTTGTCGCCGAGGCATTGCAGATGCCGCGGGGCAGTATCGGGCCCAACCGAGGCCGCTGCCTGAAGACGATGCGCGAACTGCTGGACATCGAAGGGGGCAGCGCATGA
- a CDS encoding antitoxin, with protein MGINFDEIKKKAQDALGQNAEKIEQGIDKASGFAKSRLGQHADKIDNVSSKAKDFLHKNQGGAGPDTPGPGPAQQ; from the coding sequence ATGGGCATCAACTTCGATGAGATCAAGAAGAAGGCTCAGGACGCGCTGGGCCAGAACGCCGAGAAGATCGAGCAGGGCATCGACAAGGCGAGCGGTTTCGCCAAGTCGAGGCTCGGGCAGCATGCGGACAAGATCGACAACGTGAGCAGCAAGGCGAAGGACTTCCTGCACAAGAACCAGGGCGGCGCGGGTCCCGACACGCCCGGCCCCGGTCCGGCGCAGCAGTAG
- a CDS encoding CsbD family protein, producing the protein MSVFKRAQSRSQQLVGTAKERIGLNTGNRRLAASGRRDRMVGSVRETTNEVRDWPGAGSAPARRALGEARGRGAVP; encoded by the coding sequence ATGAGTGTGTTCAAACGTGCGCAGAGTAGGTCGCAGCAGCTGGTCGGCACGGCGAAGGAGCGAATCGGTCTGAACACCGGCAACCGCAGGCTCGCCGCGTCGGGGCGGCGGGACCGGATGGTCGGCAGTGTCCGGGAGACCACGAACGAGGTCCGCGACTGGCCCGGCGCCGGTTCGGCACCCGCTCGACGCGCCCTCGGTGAAGCTCGCGGACGCGGTGCAGTACCCTAG
- a CDS encoding prephenate dehydrogenase: MIGLGLIGGSLLRAASAVGREAWGATASEADAQAAAADGFDVSTDVDAALRRAADQDALVVLAVPLTVVDEVLRTVGACAPRCLLTDVASVKSPVLRAARSFAPETRFVGGHPMAGTAESGWRAGNSALFGGAAWVACVEDDTDLAAWAEVARLALDVGAHVVPLTAAAHDEAAARISHLPHLLAAVLATVGAQGGPVPMALAAGSYTDGTRVAGTRPELVRAMTEGNREALLPVLDEALGRLGAMRGSLASTGGLAATIKAGYEGAQAFAQAREATPAGVRVNLAAPEARAGLRALGERGGRVTAITDETAIGEVA; this comes from the coding sequence GTGATCGGACTGGGGTTGATCGGCGGCTCGCTGCTGCGCGCGGCCTCCGCGGTCGGGCGTGAGGCGTGGGGCGCGACGGCCTCGGAAGCCGACGCCCAGGCGGCCGCGGCGGACGGTTTCGACGTCTCGACGGACGTCGACGCGGCGCTGCGCCGGGCCGCTGACCAGGACGCCCTCGTCGTGCTCGCCGTGCCGTTGACGGTGGTCGACGAGGTGCTGCGCACGGTGGGGGCGTGCGCGCCGCGCTGCCTGCTGACGGACGTGGCGAGCGTGAAGTCGCCCGTGCTGCGGGCCGCACGCTCGTTCGCGCCGGAGACCAGGTTCGTCGGCGGGCACCCGATGGCGGGGACGGCCGAGTCGGGCTGGCGTGCGGGCAACTCGGCACTGTTCGGCGGTGCGGCGTGGGTCGCGTGCGTCGAGGACGACACCGATCTGGCCGCATGGGCCGAGGTGGCGCGGCTGGCGCTCGACGTCGGGGCGCACGTGGTCCCGCTGACCGCGGCCGCGCACGACGAAGCGGCCGCGCGGATCTCCCACCTGCCGCACCTGCTGGCGGCGGTGCTCGCGACGGTCGGCGCGCAGGGCGGCCCGGTGCCGATGGCGCTGGCAGCGGGGTCTTACACGGACGGGACGCGGGTGGCGGGCACGCGCCCGGAGCTGGTGCGGGCGATGACCGAGGGCAACCGGGAGGCGCTGCTGCCGGTGCTGGACGAGGCCCTGGGCCGGCTCGGTGCGATGCGCGGCTCGCTGGCGTCGACAGGCGGCCTGGCGGCGACGATCAAGGCGGGTTACGAGGGGGCGCAAGCGTTTGCGCAAGCCCGCGAAGCGACGCCGGCGGGGGTGCGGGTGAACCTGGCGGCGCCGGAAGCGCGCGCCGGGTTGCGCGCGCTCGGCGAGCGTGGCGGGCGGGTCACCGCCATCACGGACGAGACGGCCATCGGCGAGGTGGCCTGA
- a CDS encoding M20 metallopeptidase family protein has translation MSGPTELPSLPDARFAGLLAEARTLQATTVELRREIHRHPERGLDLPRTQAAIQRALDDLPLEVRPGRSTTALTAVLRGARPGPSVLLRGDMDALPLQEDAGLEFASLEPGTMHACGHDTHVAMLASAARLLAAHVEELAGSVVFMFQPGEEGFHGARHMIHEGVLDAAGERVERAFGLHVSANIVSGQLQTRPGPMMASTDNFFVRVIGKGGHGSAPHHAIDPVPAAAAMVGALQTMITRRVSVFDPAVLSVTRIASGTTTNIIPETAELEGTFRTLSESSRALVREELPKVCEAVGAAHGCRVQVDVEPGYPVTANDPVEAGRVLALGREVLGAEQSVPMPAPMMGGEDFSYVLQRVPGAFAFLGTCPPGTDPSEAAANHSNRVLHDESAFPSGVAMYAAVALDALRAPQQSLAG, from the coding sequence ATGAGCGGACCCACCGAGCTGCCCTCGTTGCCCGACGCCCGGTTCGCCGGGCTGCTGGCCGAGGCGCGCACGTTGCAGGCGACCACCGTCGAGCTGCGGCGCGAGATCCACCGGCATCCCGAACGCGGCCTCGACCTGCCGCGCACCCAGGCGGCGATCCAGCGGGCCCTCGACGATCTGCCGCTGGAGGTGCGGCCCGGCAGGTCCACCACCGCGCTCACCGCCGTGCTGCGCGGCGCGCGGCCCGGGCCGTCGGTGCTGCTGCGCGGCGACATGGACGCGCTGCCGTTGCAGGAGGACGCCGGCCTCGAGTTCGCTTCACTCGAACCGGGGACGATGCACGCCTGCGGGCACGACACGCACGTGGCGATGCTCGCGTCGGCCGCGCGGCTGCTCGCGGCGCACGTGGAGGAGCTCGCCGGCTCGGTCGTGTTCATGTTCCAGCCCGGTGAGGAGGGCTTCCACGGGGCGCGGCACATGATCCACGAAGGGGTGCTGGACGCGGCGGGCGAGCGGGTCGAGCGCGCGTTCGGGCTGCACGTGTCGGCGAACATCGTCTCCGGCCAGCTGCAGACCCGGCCCGGGCCGATGATGGCCTCGACGGACAACTTCTTCGTGCGCGTGATCGGCAAGGGCGGGCACGGCTCAGCCCCGCACCACGCGATCGACCCGGTGCCGGCCGCGGCGGCGATGGTCGGCGCGCTGCAGACGATGATCACCCGGCGGGTCAGCGTGTTCGACCCGGCCGTGCTGTCGGTGACCCGGATCGCGAGCGGCACGACGACGAACATCATCCCGGAGACCGCCGAACTCGAAGGCACCTTCCGGACGCTGTCGGAGAGCAGCCGGGCGCTGGTGCGCGAGGAGCTGCCGAAGGTGTGCGAGGCGGTCGGCGCGGCGCACGGCTGCCGGGTCCAGGTCGACGTCGAGCCCGGCTACCCGGTGACCGCGAACGACCCGGTGGAGGCCGGCCGGGTGCTCGCGCTGGGCCGCGAGGTGCTGGGTGCGGAGCAGTCGGTCCCGATGCCCGCGCCGATGATGGGCGGCGAGGACTTCTCCTACGTGCTGCAGCGGGTTCCGGGCGCGTTCGCGTTCCTCGGCACCTGCCCGCCGGGCACCGACCCGAGTGAGGCCGCGGCCAACCACTCCAACCGCGTGCTGCATGACGAAAGCGCTTTCCCGTCCGGCGTCGCGATGTATGCGGCGGTCGCGCTGGACGCGTTGCGTGCGCCACAGCAATCACTGGCAGGATGA
- a CDS encoding tRNA adenosine deaminase-associated protein, producing MSVKEPVAGFAVAVVREDGKWRCSALDVDALTNLDAAITALGKLRSTGAVFALLAVDDEFFVIVRPSPRGPSLLLSDAAAALDYDIAADVLDVLRVEAPDEDDDSIWPEGDLEILADVGLPAPELEVIAGEVDLYPDEQLQMIAQRCGFGDEFAALLDEI from the coding sequence ATGTCGGTGAAGGAGCCGGTCGCGGGGTTCGCCGTGGCTGTCGTCCGGGAGGACGGCAAGTGGCGATGCAGCGCGTTGGACGTGGACGCGCTGACCAACCTGGACGCGGCGATCACGGCACTGGGGAAGCTGCGCTCGACGGGGGCGGTCTTCGCGCTGCTCGCCGTCGACGACGAGTTCTTCGTGATCGTCCGGCCGAGCCCGCGTGGCCCGTCGCTGCTGTTGTCGGACGCGGCGGCGGCGCTGGACTACGACATCGCCGCGGACGTGCTCGACGTACTGCGGGTCGAGGCGCCGGACGAGGACGACGACTCGATCTGGCCCGAGGGCGACCTGGAGATCCTCGCGGACGTCGGCCTGCCCGCGCCCGAGCTCGAGGTCATCGCTGGCGAGGTCGACCTGTACCCGGACGAGCAGCTCCAGATGATCGCGCAGCGTTGCGGGTTCGGCGACGAGTTCGCCGCGCTGCTCGACGAGATCTGA
- a CDS encoding nucleoside deaminase has product MDHAALVRAALAAARESGPDVPIGAAVFGPDGVLLASAHNAREELGDPTAHAEVLALREAARVHGDGWRLEGCTLAVTVEPCTMCAGALVLARVARVVFGAWEPRTGAVGSLWDVVRDRRLNHRPEVIGGVLEDECAALLEAFFTDHREV; this is encoded by the coding sequence ATGGACCACGCGGCTCTGGTGCGGGCCGCGCTCGCCGCCGCCCGCGAGTCCGGGCCGGACGTGCCCATCGGTGCGGCGGTCTTCGGCCCCGACGGGGTTTTGCTGGCGTCCGCCCACAACGCCCGCGAGGAGCTCGGCGACCCCACGGCCCACGCAGAAGTGCTCGCGCTGCGCGAAGCGGCCCGCGTGCACGGCGACGGGTGGCGGCTCGAAGGCTGCACGCTCGCGGTGACCGTCGAGCCGTGCACGATGTGCGCCGGCGCGCTCGTCCTCGCGCGGGTGGCACGGGTGGTGTTCGGGGCGTGGGAGCCGCGGACGGGTGCGGTCGGCTCGCTGTGGGACGTGGTGCGGGACCGGCGGCTCAACCACCGGCCCGAGGTCATCGGTGGAGTGCTCGAGGACGAGTGCGCCGCCCTGCTCGAAGCCTTCTTCACGGATCACCGGGAAGTGTGA
- a CDS encoding carboxypeptidase regulatory-like domain-containing protein codes for MNEIQAPEGAHPGDEALLADLDRLLAVCDPPPAGLVERVQFALELEDLDVEVARWERADQLAGVRSSVDQGTITFTVSDLTVMINLTKVGRCHRIDGWLVPAGEHGVEVRVAGHGSSATVSDEGGRFVLDSVPRGTTQIVISVGGAASRRTVVTPAVVL; via the coding sequence ATGAACGAGATCCAGGCGCCGGAGGGCGCCCATCCAGGGGACGAAGCGTTGCTGGCCGATCTCGACCGCCTGCTGGCGGTCTGTGATCCGCCGCCCGCCGGGCTGGTCGAACGGGTTCAGTTCGCACTGGAGCTGGAGGACCTCGACGTGGAGGTCGCGCGCTGGGAGCGGGCCGACCAGCTGGCCGGCGTCCGCAGCAGCGTCGACCAGGGCACGATCACCTTCACGGTGAGCGATCTGACCGTGATGATCAACCTGACGAAGGTCGGCCGCTGCCACCGCATCGACGGCTGGCTGGTGCCCGCCGGTGAGCACGGGGTCGAGGTGCGGGTCGCCGGGCACGGTTCGTCGGCCACGGTCTCCGACGAGGGCGGGCGGTTCGTGCTGGACAGCGTGCCGCGCGGGACCACGCAGATCGTCATCTCGGTCGGGGGTGCGGCCAGCCGGCGCACCGTGGTGACTCCCGCCGTCGTGCTCTGA
- a CDS encoding SRPBCC family protein — translation MPPKTFSFEVNRTSSASPATLFRLETDGAHWSDWAKPLIVQSSWERWADPVGGIGAIRRVGLFPVLVYEETLEYEQDRRHVYTLARSAPVNDYRAEVTFTPNAAGGTDLRWRGSFTEKIPGSGPVVRQLLRGVITFVSAQLVRAAERD, via the coding sequence ATGCCACCGAAGACGTTCTCCTTCGAGGTCAACCGCACGAGCAGCGCCTCGCCCGCCACGCTCTTCCGGCTCGAGACCGACGGGGCGCACTGGTCCGACTGGGCCAAGCCGCTGATCGTGCAGTCCAGCTGGGAGCGGTGGGCCGATCCCGTCGGCGGCATCGGCGCGATCCGCCGCGTCGGGCTGTTCCCCGTGCTCGTGTACGAGGAGACCCTCGAGTACGAACAGGACCGGCGCCACGTCTACACCCTCGCCCGCTCGGCACCGGTGAACGACTACCGCGCCGAGGTGACCTTCACCCCCAACGCCGCGGGTGGCACCGACCTGCGCTGGCGGGGTTCGTTCACCGAGAAGATCCCGGGAAGCGGCCCGGTCGTGCGACAGCTGCTGCGTGGAGTGATCACGTTCGTCTCCGCACAACTGGTGCGCGCGGCCGAACGCGACTGA